A part of Larkinella insperata genomic DNA contains:
- a CDS encoding efflux RND transporter periplasmic adaptor subunit — MKNILKINLFLLLLTVLGFSACNRQTDTEAHADGHPEQGEDHTDEHEEHAEGLVELTDEQFKTVGIRLGSPEERTLSNLIRVNGMINVPPQQKVSVSTPYGGILTSTPLLPGQAVKQGQLLAMLENPEFIRLQQEYLETTSQLEFQEQEYERQRELSRENVGTLKTFQQATSQVKILRSRAEGLRQQLALLGVSMGELAKGKITRTVAVRSPITGTVTEVNVNRGRFVNANDILFELINTAGLYAELTVFEGDIANVQVGQRVQLSVIGENGGPRNRERIARIRYINRETGTDRTVKVFAALEKPDAALRPGTFLKALIETQSAPQPALPESAVIKAGTVSQVFVYEGREEHEGAVHHQFRPVAVQAGVAENGFQAVTLPATVRKGAQVVVAGAYDLHSVLNNSEEAGGHVH, encoded by the coding sequence ATGAAAAACATTCTGAAAATCAATCTCTTTCTCCTACTGCTAACCGTCCTTGGTTTCTCGGCCTGTAACCGGCAAACGGATACCGAGGCTCACGCCGACGGGCATCCCGAACAAGGAGAAGACCATACCGACGAGCACGAGGAACACGCCGAAGGGCTGGTCGAACTGACCGACGAGCAGTTCAAAACCGTTGGTATCCGGCTCGGTAGCCCGGAGGAGCGGACGCTTAGCAACCTCATTCGGGTCAACGGAATGATCAACGTGCCCCCCCAGCAGAAAGTGTCGGTTTCGACGCCCTACGGCGGCATCCTGACGTCCACCCCCCTGCTTCCGGGTCAGGCCGTCAAACAGGGGCAGTTGCTGGCAATGCTCGAAAATCCGGAGTTTATCCGGTTGCAGCAGGAATACCTGGAAACCACCAGCCAACTCGAATTTCAGGAACAGGAATACGAACGCCAGCGCGAACTGAGCCGCGAAAACGTCGGAACGCTCAAAACCTTTCAGCAGGCCACATCGCAGGTCAAAATTCTGCGCTCCCGGGCCGAAGGACTGCGGCAGCAACTGGCCCTGCTGGGGGTGTCGATGGGCGAGTTGGCGAAAGGAAAAATAACGCGCACCGTCGCCGTCCGGTCGCCCATTACGGGCACGGTGACCGAAGTGAACGTAAACCGGGGCCGGTTCGTCAACGCCAATGATATTTTGTTTGAATTGATCAATACCGCCGGCCTTTATGCTGAATTAACGGTTTTTGAGGGCGATATTGCCAACGTACAGGTCGGGCAGCGGGTGCAGCTTTCGGTGATCGGCGAAAACGGCGGGCCCAGGAATCGGGAACGCATTGCGCGGATCCGGTACATCAACCGAGAAACCGGGACCGACCGGACCGTAAAGGTGTTTGCCGCGCTGGAAAAACCGGATGCCGCGCTCCGGCCGGGCACATTTTTGAAGGCCCTGATCGAAACGCAGTCGGCTCCGCAACCGGCTTTACCGGAAAGTGCGGTCATAAAAGCGGGAACGGTTTCGCAGGTTTTTGTTTATGAAGGAAGAGAAGAACACGAAGGCGCGGTTCACCACCAGTTTCGGCCCGTGGCAGTACAGGCTGGCGTGGCGGAAAACGGTTTTCAGGCCGTCACCTTACCCGCAACGGTCCGGAAAGGCGCTCAGGTGGTGGTGGCCGGAGCCTACGACCTGCATTCTGTCTTGAACAACTCGGAAGAAGCGGGCGGTCACGTTCATTAA
- a CDS encoding heavy metal translocating P-type ATPase, which translates to MATHHHHSHDDGPDHDHDHGALDLVETESNAAENAGSGHAHSAWEGFREYMPVVISLVLLLGGILLDHYAGWFRDPWRFGWYLAAYWPVGWPVLRRAIMNILKGDIFTEFFLMGVATVGAFAIREYPEGVAVMLFYTIGELFQDAAVLRARRSIKALLDVRPDTVTVLRDGKAVLTKAAQVTIGEVIQIKPGEKVGLDGKMQSETGSFDTAALTGESVPRTITKGEDVLAGMINRQTLAEMEVTTRYQDSKLSRILKLVQEATGRKAQTQEFIARFAKIYTPIICALAVLITVVPYFLVADYRFQDWLYRGLVFLVIGCPCALVISIPLGYFGGIGAGSRQGILFKGSVFLDLITQVKTVVMDKTGTLTQGIFKVQEVQANGSSEQELIRLTAALESKSTHPVATAILAYAQSGATMPLVENVEEIPGHGLKGTVDGKTVLAGNAKLLRKFNVSFDESLTSIPFTVVIVAIDGQFAGYFTIADQAKDDAADTVKQLHRMGLKTVMLSGDKSAVVQAVAQQVGVDEAVGDLLPEDKVREVERLKQALTGNSKQKLAFVGDGVNDAPVVALADVGIAMGGLGSDATIETADVVIQTDQPSKIATAIKIGKATRQIVWQNITLSLVVKAIVLLLGAGGVATMWEAVFADVGVALLAILNAVRVQNLKF; encoded by the coding sequence ATGGCAACCCATCACCATCATTCCCACGACGACGGCCCTGATCATGATCACGACCACGGTGCGCTGGACCTGGTCGAAACCGAATCCAACGCGGCCGAAAACGCGGGTTCGGGCCACGCCCATTCCGCCTGGGAAGGTTTCCGGGAATACATGCCGGTGGTAATCAGTCTGGTGTTACTGCTGGGCGGTATTTTGCTGGACCACTACGCCGGCTGGTTTCGTGATCCGTGGCGGTTTGGCTGGTACCTGGCGGCATACTGGCCCGTCGGCTGGCCGGTGCTGCGCCGAGCCATCATGAACATCCTTAAGGGCGACATTTTTACCGAGTTTTTCCTGATGGGCGTCGCAACCGTCGGTGCCTTTGCCATCCGTGAATACCCCGAAGGGGTAGCCGTCATGTTATTTTATACCATCGGCGAACTGTTTCAGGATGCTGCGGTGCTGCGGGCACGTCGTTCCATCAAAGCCCTGCTCGACGTGCGGCCCGATACCGTGACGGTCCTGCGCGACGGAAAAGCCGTTTTGACTAAAGCCGCTCAGGTGACGATTGGAGAAGTCATTCAGATTAAGCCGGGTGAAAAAGTGGGACTGGACGGCAAGATGCAGTCCGAAACCGGCTCGTTCGATACGGCAGCCCTGACCGGCGAGAGCGTTCCGCGCACCATTACCAAAGGCGAAGACGTACTGGCGGGGATGATCAACCGGCAAACGCTGGCCGAAATGGAGGTGACGACGCGCTACCAGGATTCCAAGCTGTCGCGCATTCTGAAACTGGTGCAGGAAGCCACCGGCCGCAAGGCCCAGACGCAGGAGTTCATTGCCCGTTTTGCAAAAATCTACACCCCGATTATCTGCGCACTGGCGGTTTTGATCACGGTCGTTCCGTACTTTCTGGTTGCGGATTACCGCTTTCAGGACTGGCTGTATCGCGGCCTGGTTTTCCTGGTGATCGGCTGCCCATGCGCGCTGGTGATCTCCATTCCGCTGGGCTATTTTGGCGGAATTGGTGCGGGGTCGCGGCAGGGAATTCTGTTCAAGGGCTCGGTTTTTCTGGACCTGATTACGCAGGTCAAAACCGTGGTGATGGACAAAACCGGCACGCTGACGCAGGGGATTTTCAAGGTGCAGGAGGTACAAGCGAACGGTAGTTCGGAGCAGGAATTAATCCGGCTAACGGCAGCTCTGGAAAGCAAATCAACGCACCCGGTAGCCACGGCGATTCTCGCTTACGCCCAATCCGGTGCAACAATGCCGCTAGTGGAAAACGTGGAGGAAATCCCCGGTCACGGCTTAAAAGGAACCGTCGACGGAAAAACCGTGCTGGCCGGGAACGCCAAACTGCTCCGAAAATTCAACGTTTCGTTTGACGAGAGCCTGACCTCCATTCCGTTTACGGTGGTGATAGTGGCCATCGACGGGCAATTTGCCGGGTATTTCACGATTGCCGACCAGGCGAAGGACGATGCCGCCGACACGGTAAAGCAACTGCACCGCATGGGGCTGAAAACCGTCATGCTGTCGGGCGACAAATCGGCGGTGGTGCAGGCCGTGGCCCAGCAAGTGGGCGTCGATGAAGCCGTTGGCGATTTGCTGCCGGAAGATAAAGTTCGGGAAGTGGAACGGCTGAAGCAGGCGCTGACGGGTAATTCAAAGCAAAAACTGGCTTTTGTGGGCGACGGTGTGAACGATGCGCCGGTGGTGGCGCTGGCCGACGTGGGCATCGCGATGGGCGGACTCGGTTCCGACGCAACGATTGAAACCGCCGACGTGGTGATTCAAACAGACCAGCCCTCGAAGATTGCCACGGCGATTAAAATCGGGAAAGCGACGCGGCAGATCGTCTGGCAGAACATCACGCTTTCGCTGGTCGTCAAGGCCATTGTGCTGCTGCTGGGCGCGGGTGGCGTGGCTACGATGTGGGAAGCGGTTTTTGCCGATGTGGGCGTTGCTTTGCTGGCAATCCTGAACGCTGTGCGGGTCCAGAATCTGAAATTTTAA
- a CDS encoding YdeI/OmpD-associated family protein has protein sequence MATFFATPAEFRQWLEENHSTEKELVVGFYKVGSGKPSMTWPQSVDEALCFGWIDGIRKSIDDTSYQIRFTPRKAKSIWSAVNIKRIGELMEQGLVRSAGLTIFQERDLKRAGLYTHEQTDWQLSAEFEARLKANEPAWQFFQKQVPSYQKSAIHWVMGAKQETTRQKRLADLIEDSANSRKVAPFRRNGE, from the coding sequence ATGGCAACTTTTTTTGCAACGCCGGCCGAGTTTCGGCAATGGCTGGAAGAAAATCATAGCACCGAGAAGGAACTGGTGGTGGGTTTCTACAAAGTGGGCTCCGGCAAGCCGAGCATGACATGGCCGCAGTCGGTCGATGAAGCTCTGTGTTTCGGCTGGATCGACGGTATTCGCAAATCCATCGACGACACCAGCTACCAAATCCGGTTTACCCCCCGCAAAGCCAAAAGCATCTGGAGTGCCGTCAACATCAAACGCATCGGTGAACTCATGGAGCAGGGGCTGGTCCGGTCCGCTGGTTTAACAATTTTTCAGGAGCGGGATTTAAAAAGGGCCGGCTTGTATACCCACGAGCAAACCGACTGGCAACTGAGTGCAGAGTTCGAAGCCCGGTTGAAAGCAAATGAACCGGCGTGGCAGTTCTTCCAGAAACAGGTTCCGTCGTACCAAAAATCAGCGATCCACTGGGTGATGGGTGCCAAACAGGAAACTACCCGACAGAAACGGTTAGCCGACCTCATCGAAGACTCCGCCAACAGCCGGAAAGTCGCCCCATTCCGGCGCAACGGCGAGTAA
- a CDS encoding M61 family metallopeptidase, which translates to METLVLLTARTNRLIRHLPKLTLAVLLLFTIPYSFGQKTEAKLAFTVTMEDPASQLYHVIFRCEGLKGETLNFKMPVWTPGYYQLMNYAKSVENFRATDGSGNALKWEKTANSRWTVHPRQAGTVTLTYDIRATRNFVAGNFLDESHGYISPAGVFLHPEGQLKHPVTVTLKPYTKWPQLIATGLDSVGGQPQTYVAPNYDILYDSPMLMGKLEQLPSFEVNGIPHHFIGYNLGPFDRAQFIADLKKIVAGSAAVIGDIPYKHYTFIAIGPGGGGIEHLNSTSISFSGEQLNTRAGRNRMYNFLAHEYFHHYNVKRIRPVELGPFNYDQENRTRMLWVSEGFTVYYPYLILKKAGLMTEEEVFSGLQSNIASYENKPGHRFQSATQASFETWEDGPFGRTGDEAYKTISYYSKGPVLGAMLDFKIRHESQNKKSLDDVMRALYRTYYQKQQRGFTEKEFWAECEKAAGTKLTELADYAATTKEIDYPNYFAYAGLAIDTTSSELPGVWLGISFREKGDSLLVTETEWQSPAWNAGLRNGAVILAIDGQKATVDALSAISKNKKLGDSVRLLVWQNGQQKETTAVVRKKSERNFRISRLPNPNPLQSAILKSWL; encoded by the coding sequence ATGGAAACTCTTGTACTTCTCACAGCTCGAACCAACCGCTTGATCCGACACCTGCCGAAGCTAACGCTTGCGGTCCTTCTTCTTTTTACAATACCGTATTCTTTTGGGCAAAAAACCGAAGCCAAACTGGCGTTTACGGTAACGATGGAAGACCCCGCTTCGCAGCTTTACCACGTCATATTTCGGTGCGAAGGGTTGAAGGGCGAGACGCTGAATTTTAAGATGCCGGTCTGGACGCCGGGTTACTACCAGTTGATGAATTATGCCAAATCGGTGGAGAACTTCCGGGCCACCGACGGCTCCGGCAACGCGTTGAAATGGGAGAAAACCGCCAACAGCCGCTGGACGGTGCATCCCAGGCAGGCCGGAACCGTAACGCTGACGTACGACATCCGGGCCACCCGCAACTTTGTAGCCGGAAATTTCCTGGACGAAAGCCACGGCTACATCTCCCCGGCGGGCGTGTTTCTGCACCCTGAAGGACAACTGAAGCATCCAGTTACCGTTACCTTGAAACCCTATACAAAGTGGCCCCAGCTCATTGCGACGGGCTTGGATTCGGTGGGCGGACAGCCGCAGACGTACGTTGCCCCCAACTACGACATTTTGTACGACAGTCCGATGCTGATGGGCAAGCTGGAACAACTGCCGTCGTTTGAGGTTAACGGTATTCCGCATCACTTCATCGGTTATAACCTGGGGCCGTTCGACCGGGCGCAGTTTATCGCGGACCTAAAAAAGATTGTTGCAGGGTCGGCGGCCGTCATTGGTGATATTCCGTACAAGCATTACACGTTTATTGCCATTGGTCCGGGCGGGGGCGGCATCGAGCATTTGAACTCCACGTCCATCAGTTTCAGCGGAGAACAGTTGAATACGCGGGCGGGCCGAAACCGGATGTACAACTTTCTGGCGCACGAGTATTTCCACCATTACAACGTCAAGCGCATCCGGCCCGTTGAACTGGGGCCGTTCAATTACGATCAGGAAAACCGTACCCGAATGCTCTGGGTTTCGGAGGGTTTTACGGTTTATTATCCGTACCTGATCTTGAAAAAAGCGGGTTTGATGACGGAGGAGGAAGTATTCAGTGGCTTGCAGAGCAATATCGCCAGCTACGAAAACAAACCGGGTCACCGGTTTCAGTCGGCGACGCAGGCCAGCTTCGAAACGTGGGAAGACGGACCGTTTGGCCGGACCGGCGACGAAGCTTACAAAACGATTTCGTACTACAGCAAAGGGCCGGTTCTGGGCGCGATGCTCGACTTTAAGATCCGGCACGAAAGCCAGAATAAGAAGTCGCTGGATGATGTGATGCGGGCGCTTTACCGGACGTATTACCAAAAGCAGCAACGCGGTTTTACCGAAAAAGAATTCTGGGCCGAATGCGAAAAAGCCGCCGGAACTAAACTGACTGAGCTCGCCGATTACGCGGCCACCACGAAGGAGATTGATTATCCGAACTACTTCGCCTACGCCGGTTTAGCCATTGACACCACGTCCAGCGAATTGCCGGGTGTCTGGCTGGGCATTTCTTTCCGCGAAAAAGGCGACAGTTTGCTGGTCACGGAAACCGAATGGCAGTCCCCCGCCTGGAACGCCGGACTTCGGAACGGCGCGGTGATTTTGGCTATCGACGGTCAGAAAGCAACGGTTGATGCACTAAGCGCCATCAGCAAAAACAAAAAACTGGGTGATTCGGTCAGGCTGCTGGTGTGGCAAAACGGTCAGCAAAAGGAAACGACGGCGGTAGTACGTAAAAAATCCGAACGCAATTTCCGAATCAGCCGCCTTCCCAACCCCAACCCGCTCCAGTCCGCCATCCTAAAAAGCTGGCTATAA